TCTGAATTTCCTGGCCTCCATGTGCACCTTCAACCGAATTTTATTTAGTTGCTATATGCAGGTCACGCAGCAATCCTGCAAATACTTAATGGTTGGTTGGCGAAATGTGCAGCCCACATTAGGAGTGCAACAATGAAGTGCTTCCATAAGTAAGCTTCAATTATCCTTCAATCTTGATAAGCTTGAATGATCTGAAGCGATATGCACATGTTCTGGGACTTTGTAAGTGGAaaagatggattttttttactttggtcAGGCTGCTCAGGATGGAGCTGAAGAAATACATGACAAGAACTAAGAGATAAAACAGAAAATGCAGATGCAGGAAGAGCAACAGGTAGATGATGCGTTAATTATTGCCTTTATATTCATTTTAGACGATATAGGCAATTGTCAAAGTTGCATCTGCCTGCAGTTACTAAAGTAATCCCTATCACTATATTTTGTGGTTCTCCCTTTTATTTGTATTAAAAACTTCAGAGTCATTGAGAAGTGCCATCAGGCTTAGTTCTACTCGATGTCAATAAAATTCAGAGTCATCTTCCTGTTCCTCTTTTTTGTAGAGTATAAGGATATTGTGATCGAAAAGAGTTTAAACTGTGATTTGGCTTCTAAAGAGACCTCATGGTTTTGAGGCATCAAAACAAAAGGCTCATTCATTCTGTTGTGCATGAAACAAATTGGTCTAATTCCTGTGTCTCTGTAGATTCTTTAGATTCAAACTGCAGCAAAGAACGGATTACAGTTATAGAAATGTTGGCTTCCCAGTTCCTAATTAAGATGTGAGCATCCCAGTGAACTGTACTCTCAGTGTCTTTGTAGTTTAATCTACATTGGTGGCACTGTCTACCTTATAATCTTACAAACTTCAGTAAGAAAATAATCTTACTACCTGATTTTAGGTTCAAACATTGTGTTTTTCAGAACATCCATGAATAGGAGTGAAGcatctgtgctggtaatgattgCTATACAAACTTCTTTGCAATCTCAAGACTAAAGTATTtacttttcctttttcatttaTGCTCTTTTCAGTGTCATTGTGCCTTTTTTATTGACATTCTAAAAAGTTGCTAAAGTTACATTGTTGACTGCTCTTGACCATATTGAGATAATGAGAAATCAGAGATATAGTAATGTGTGGCTTAATTTGGCTTATATTAGAGCATTGCTACTGGTAAAAGTACCTAGCGAAAAAAATTGCTCATGGTAAACTACCTGCATAATTTCACTAGTACCTTTTGTGATGCAGTAGTTGTTTATGCACTAAATGGTGGCCTCTGTTCCTGAAGATCCAGTCCTATATTTTTGCTAGGTTGATCCAAATATGCTCATGTTCTTATTTCGATCTATATAATTGAGCATTTGGTCTTCTTTCCCATTAATTGTACTATGTTTTGGTTTAGCATGTAATATAGTCCAATCTTGATATTAATTCAGTTTCTAGCTATATTGATCTTCCAGTTTCTTACAAGCTTATCACAATTGCAGGTTTAATTATACATTCAAGCATCAACTTCAGGATCTGTACCATCTATTAATATCATCTTTCTGTTATTGATTGATCAACCAAATAATATGTTCCTAGCTATTGTAACTTTGGTTATTGCTTTAACTGTCATGAACCATGAATTGCTTGTATGCTAATTATTAATTGTAACCTCTTTactgaaatatatatttatgttgGAATGTGTTGTGCTCTTGTGTGCTTGTTGGTGGTTTATATTGTGATGGAAATAAGCTCTGATGGATATAGTAAACAAATTGCaaatagcatatatttttttttattaacacATGTTCTTACCGGGTGCTTCAAACACAGTAACGCACCACATGTTACCGGGTGTGAACGAAACACGGTAACACATCAAATGTTACCGTGTGTGAAGGACACTCGGTAAGCCACCGTTCCGTTAGGAGCTCCGTTACACAAGTGTCTAGCTACGACGGCAGCCTTACCGTGTGATTCAGCACACACGGTATGTGTTTTGGCCTTCTCGTGCGCATAATCGTAATACACCCGGGAAATGCACATGGTAAACTGATGAAGCTGCCGAGTATCTGTTCCCGTGCCCTAGCACCCGGTAACGTCGTTACCGTGTGTTACGGTCAACGCTCCCGCAGGCTACGGTCAACGCTCCCGCAGGCCATAGCCCGTCGGCAACCGGCTCAAAGAGACGAGGGAGGCAAACAGACTTATTCCAGCCATATAAAGGCCAACCTAAAAAGACAagggaggcaaattagacttattTCAGCCATATAAAGGCACAACCTAAAAAGATGAGGGAGGAATATAGACTTATCCTAGCCATATAAACGCGGCCTAAGGAGataagggaggcaaaatagacttattccaagtATGAGCAAAGTGAGTTTGTCGAGCCTGCCTTCAGGTAAACTTATGTAGATATCCTAAAAGTGAAAAAGAAACTGACATGCTCAACACCCAAAATACCCAAAATAATATGTAGATCTCCTAGATGTTGGGAGGATAGTATTATGTAAGCCACTTTATGATCCAGAGACCGGTACTTTGTTATAAGAGCGTCTTTATGGCCCAGCAAATTGTACCGGTCGTTACTGGTACTGCTCGGTACCAGTACGCATTTAACCGTTCATTTCGGCATGGGTAGGATCGGGAGAGAAAAATGTGCGGACTGctgctggtggcggcggagctcaaGTCGTCCTGCTGCGGCGTCGATGTTGTCGTtcccggcagcggcggcggctgagttCACCTccaggagtcggcggcggcatcgatCCAGGAATCCCGGCGCCGACCGTCTATTCTAGGGTTTGATTCCTCCCGATCCATCCCTCCCAATCCATCTATTGCACGCGAAGTTACGTTTTTACCCTTTCAACTCTGTTCTCCGAGAGATACCGCATCAGGGACAATTTTGTTACCTCATGGTAGCAAACAATACCAGCAGATCCAACGGCCAGCATTTGGTACCGCACGGTACCGTTGTTCCATAAAAAATCTCTTGTTACAAAGGTATGATCCAGAGACCAAACACGCACACCAATCTGTTGGAGATAAATCTTATGTGATCATTCTTGTGGTTAGGTTATCCTCCGCATAACGGCATAAGTCTCTTCTCTGTTGTAGATTGACTGGTATCAGAAACTATATACTCAGTTACTATCTCTTAAAATGTAGCAAGAGAAAAATCTTGGAAGGATAGCGAAAGAAACATCAGATACACATGAAATGCATGTCCAGTACACAAACAGGCTCCAGGCGTCAACTGAACTGTGTTGTTACATAAAAGATCACATTAAAACAAAACCAATAAAGCCCAAACCAATTCTTTAGATAGAGTACATCATTAAGTTCGAAGACATGTAAATCCGACATCACATTGACCATGTTATCTCTACTGGTAAAAGTTTATCAGCACTCACGAACAACGTGGACGAACACCTGGAGCTCAAGAACAGAGGACGAAACAgagcaggaaaaacgcagggcAATTTTGTGCTGCCAAAACTGCACAGCATTTTCTGGGTTTCTCTTCATTACTCGTGGAATCAATCAAAGCAGAGTCGATCGTGCTTTGACCAAACAGACAAACTGGAAAGCAAATCGGGGAAAAGGGAATAGCAAAGAAACACACCAAATAAGCAGCATCACAATCCGAACAAGCAGATCACTCGTACTCCACTATAACTTTGAACTGATTTGAGCTGTGGCGTCTTGCGTTCTCCTCCTTCAGCTGGATCACTGCCGTTCCCATTTCATGGTTATCCCTGGAACCACGGACCCGGACATCCTTAAGGCTGGTCAAGTGCTCAACACCTTCAAGGGACCTTTTCTTGTCATGGAAATACATGACCAGGGTCTCCAGCTTTGGCATGGCTCCTTCCTCAAACCGGACAACTTGTGGCGTACCTTCATCTGGAACAAAGGACAGCACCTTGAGCAGCGGGAACTTGAAGTCGGTGCGCGCCACCAGCTCATCTTCGCTGCAGCACCACCTATCCAAGCTGATCTTTGTCAGGCTAGGCAGCTTGTACAGGGCACCGTATATTTCGTCGCTGGGAAGGTATATCCACCAAAACTCAACATGGACAAGGTGAGTGAGTGACTGCACCCAACCTGGAATTCTGTCGATGGTACCACCGATGCAGAGGTATCGGAGTAACTTTGGTGGTGAGGGGAGGTTGAGGAGAAAGTTCATGTTGTTTGAATCAGGCATCATGTCCTCGACTTTCAATCTATAGAGGGAGCACCTTCCTATGGATTTTGCGAGCTCGGTGAGAAGCTGCCCATCAGAGCAGTCAAAGCAATTGAGGACGACATTGAGAAATTGTAGATGTACAAGGTCGCCAATCTCCATGGCGAGTTGAGCATCCTCACTTAAGAGTTCGAACCTAGTTAACTCTTCTATGGCCTTCATTTTACTAATGTGTTGGGGTAGCCTCAGGAGTTTCCTCCAGTCTTGCCGGTTTGAGAAACCCACTTGTTTAAGATTCTCTAGATCAACCAAGGATTCTGGGACCTTGTCAAGCAATGTGTTAAATAACCAAAGTGTCTGCAAATGTTGCAGCTTGTTTATCTGGCTTGGCAATTTTGTGATATCTGTGTCAGTCAAGGACAAGAATTTGAGTAGGAACAACCGGCAGATGTGCTTCATATGCTTGTTCCGCAAGTCCTTGCAACCTTCTAGATCAAGCATCCTTAGTAGAGAGAACTCCGCTAATCTATCCAGCAACTTTCGATGACCCTCGGGACGAAAAACAGTCAGTGACCGGACGTGCCTCAAGTTTGTATTGTCGATCCCAGACCCTATGTCGTCGTTTTGGATGGACAGACGACGAACACTGCTATACGGCATGCTTCCACATTGACCTCCTACCAAGCTAACAAAGTTGGACTCCAGAGCCTTGGACACAATAACCTCAAGCATCATGTCGTGCACACTGCAACTATTTGGCTTCCCATCATTTGAATACGAGACTGTTGTTGTCATATTTCTACTCAGCAGCTCATCAAAGTAGGCTTCTGCTACCTCAGCGGAAGTTAGCCCCCGCATCTCGGGGATCAATCCTTCAGCCATCCATTTTTGGACCAGACGATCCCTGCTAATTGCATAGTCCTCTGGGAAAGTGCTGAGATACATTATGCAAGCCTTGAGATGATGAGGCAGGTGGTTGTAGCTAAGTGTTAATATCTGTCTCATTCCGTCCAATGTGGGATTGTTCTCCATGAGAGAGCCAGTTGAGTTGCAAACTCTCGTCCACACCTCTACTCCTCCCGGTGACGTATAGCTCCCCAGAAGGCTGGCAATGCAGACAATAGCCAACGGTAGTCCACTGCATTTTGTTAGTATCTTGTACATTATTTCTTCAAACTGCTCCGGGCAATCTTTCTGAGGGCCAAATACCCTGTTAACAAACAATTCCTTCGCGTCTTCGGATCCAAGGGGTTTAATTCGATGGATGTAGTCTTCCCCAGGGCTAGCTGGGCTGCATGCCCTCGCAACATGCTCTATCCGAGTGGTCACAATTATTCTGCTACTGCATTTGTTATCTGGTATTCTTGTTAGTATTGCCTCCCAAGATGATATGGTCCATACATCGTCAATCACAATGAGGTACCTGATTAAATCAATTTTGCTATTTGTCAGTCGcttgattttcctttcattttttaTTAATCATCGGCTATACTTTTGCAATGTGAAAAGCTGCAACTTAGGCATAAATTTAGTGTAACACGAGGGTCACATTGGTTGGCTTTAGCTGAGTGTgtcgtaaaaaaaataaacattctATAGAGTTCTAACCCACTAAACATATAAAGTTCAACATACAAACATAATATTTATTTGTACTTCTGAAACCTAAAACATAAACATGCCACATGAACCCACTAAACACATAAGGTTCAATATgcaagcatatagtaattatatccACAATTTATTTCCATCTAAAATTCAACATccacatgctaaatcatcattctcaaatcaatttcacaatatttcaatccaaagcATTCTATCGTTTTTacaactagaaaggtagcccgcgcatttgcACGGGCATGTTTTTATTTCGTTTCGAAAACAGGTCTAACAAATAAGTTTAAATTAAAGTGAGGTATTTCCCTTCTTAATTGAATATTCattgtatttttaaaaaaatcttgagaaactttaattgctcataaatatataatttttaccaTCCTGCTatcaccttttttttaattgatcaaatatatatatcttagaTAGTGATTCTTATACGTAGGACCCTAcagtatctatctatctattatattattaaaacaactttgaaaggaggcaccacattcgttgtggaggctagaaattcccacattaatcggagaaaaataaaaaaaagaaaaggagagtccaagtagaagtataatttaaaaatagctgaaattcggaattaaaaataagcaatattgaaagaagttttcatataagaacccaatatgagattaattaaaattcgaaataaaaataaaataaaatccaaaattagaaaaggaaaggagagtccaagtagaaatacaatttaaaataactgaaattcggaattaaaaataagcaatattgaaagaagtttctatataagaacccaatacgagattaataaaaattcaaaataaaaataaaataaaatctaaaattaggaaaggaaatgagagtacaagtaggaatacaatttaaaaatagctgaaattcagaattaaaaataagaatatTAAAAagagagtccatataagaacccaatacgagattaattaaaattcgtaataaaaataaataaatctgaaattagcaaaaaaaaaataaaagaagagttcaagtaggaatataatttaaaattagctgaaatttggaattaaaaataagcaatattgaaagaagttttcatataagaacccaatgcgagattaatcaaaattcgaaataaaaaagatagattaactaaaatttaaaaaaaactgaaattaaaaaaagaaaaataagattttaattagaaatacaatttataagtaACAGGCCTTTATTTCTACTCGAGTAAGGCtgccgggacttctaaaagtaaaaaaaataaactccattgataatcatattcgatttttaaaatcccaatgataataaaaaagGAGAATCAGCGGACGGcgggtgtataagagtatagttgcagagccaccGACGGTTGATGGgtcttttagaaaataaaaaatgaatgccaatgatagttatgttcgatttttagaatcacaatgacaataaagagtaggcggcggacgggctgtagaggagcatagtggcatcgtttgataggacttctaaaaattataaaaaatgaaactacaaATCCAAGTTTTAAAGGtttggaacttctaaaaagtaaaaaaaaacaatgagaattatgttcgattttaaaatctcaatgacaataaagaagtgtcacgccccgaactagtcccgaccggaactagcccgtgacgctccaaattaacctgttaatcgataccagtcccaggaaatagtgctggtatcacaggaagacggaatatcacagcaacagaggtctctttattatagagtagaggtacagtcatgttgggctgtggacagatcccgagctcacaactgcattacaaaagggaaacggaagccaggacttggaccaatcaacacaggcgcgacttgggaactaggccgaaaccctaaaactcatcgtagctggcttgctcctggaagaactcctcatcaacaggatccgcttcatcttcttcagcaactgagggggaggggatatttatatagagcaagggtgagtacgggagtactcagcaagccatgggaattaagtgtttaatgcaggcttcaaggaaagtctgttgtttttacaattgattttatttgaacacctttctgaaaacaactaagtgagtgcttctcaaatgacacggttgagacagtgcgtctcgtccggtcggagtttgtgcaatgtatcagtctttagaattgatcaagattggcacccggccaacaactttcaaacggccacccgggccaacaactttcaaacggccacccgggcctagctgaacccgtcagctgctgatttttcaaacatcgaacccctttccacaacagcaatttcacaagcagtagtcaaacaaaactacgctaggaatcacctcacatccgcccatgaccgtgggcacggctgttcgaacagtttgttaacctctgcagagggggtacactttacccacatgacattactaacccggatcacccagcccgtggggatcagccacgtcgggagacctccaagctttcatgacaaggcatttccaaagccgacacaggtttaccatatgccgacgagaggggtcccagaccaacaacaggttaggtcccagaccatactgtgccaggaagcccaggggtcctccccgacaccaccccggcgaatccacatgtctctcggcatcaaggctcccctgataagctagttactcagccaggggtgtcccattccacccatgtggtcgtacttgacttatgtttggatgaaattccaaggaatcggtccttaagtgcgagagcgggaaaccgtacacccggtacgttccccggtccgcggttttggaaattcatttagttcgcaagcaccgacccaggtgtcgggttttccaagtcttttgtaaaacccaagttttacccaagttgtttttcagattttaagtttgaaggcgtccgtcgatactcgcacagggtgcacgaatatcgagacgcatctagatggttacaaggggacatgatataacaattaacaaagggaggatcaatgcaacaaattaggtatgTCCGCCaaactgccttgcagacgggacaacagattaagtgcgatcctatcagtgcataatatttttcaagcaacataattaaatttcaaatataggctcaagatgttcaaaggtggcgtgccttgctcgagatctggagcttgatcctcgaaatcctcgcactgcgggtcttcgggctccggaactacacgcgaaacgggacaactcaacaaacggcgaaaaataaagccctattaatgacctctaagcgtgccattagatagatctcgagatttgaggaattttggaagttgaacggagtcaaacggatttacggttgggaaggtattgaatttctaagattattggatttttggtctaaaggaaaaggatttaattaaatcctttttggaaaagaaaagaaaagagggagggaaaatagacttttctcgggcggctagggcgcggcccaagagaattggggcggtccggccgagctaaatgggccggccggcccaagacggtcgcgcgcgcgggagggaggagagagagccggtggaccgggctcaccgcaCGCGGTCCCGGGtaggacccgcttgtcagcggctcggctcaccgtgcggagggagtacgcggcgcacgcgcgcgggcgggggagggacgcggtgcacgcgcacggtctgcggaggaacggatgcggcgggcccacgcgcagcctcacggctcgcggtggaacacgcgcacgggaggggctgaccggggtcggcccgtcccgacctcggctgagctggcgccgacgtggcgcctacgtggctgccacgtgggctggcgggaggtagacgacgacgccggctggaacggacggcggacaatagtggcaagcggcggagcgaatcacggcgataccggcgaaaacgagcacaccgggtggttgcacgagacgaggggagacgagccaacggctcggattcgccggaggaagcttgacggcggcgaatcgcggcggcggcaaccggcggggagggaagagggaaacggcgacgaggtcacgaggggccgattcccggaggtgagagcatctacgcggctatgGGAATCCGATgttagcgtcggattgggcggagctacgccgagcgaggctggcgacgagcgggtgctacggagctcgagcggcgacggcggcgagcacacggcgagcgacggcaacggtcggggcggcgccggctagctacggggaggctactcgtgctaccaccgaaaactaagggggggagatggagcgaggaggaagaatggagagaggcactaccgtgcgggtcggggcgctgtgacgagaggccgacggcgcgggagtaatctctccggcctcgggccggggaagaggaaggagagggcgcggccgaagtccccttccgcgtccttgctcgtgccggctcctccgacacgcgcaacgacgaacggcgacggcgaaacagaggggcggcaatggcgcggaggtgaatgggagaggaaaggaaaaagggggggagctcgggtttataggatggcaatgtcggtttgggaactgacttagggcggtcaaaggagagggctagcgctcggcggtcgcggccaaagcggcgacagggaggagggaggaggatgatgccggcgggagggaaaaaggggaaaagagggagagaaaagggggcttgtccccttgcctcttcgggaaaaggaggagggagcgggggcgtcgcggcagagggaggagggaggctctgcctccgtcccttggaggctagcgcgggagtggcggggccgaggtgatgacgacggcgatgacggcggggcggtttggagcggcgcgacgacacgggcgacaggcgcgggctggcgcggcagagggtgacggcgcggcgaccaggcggtcggccactcggcacgcgcgcgcgggaaacaacgggcggcgcggctgggcacgcgcgctggctcgcgaggccgagcggctgcaggcgcggcagagcagcggggccgggcgacgcggacggcgcagacgacgcggctcgggcggggaaccacgcgggcgcgcgcgcgcgaacgacggcgcgcgggggccgtcttcgcgagcggggagctcgccagggagaggagaaggagagcgaggggagggggcgctcggcgcggcgcttgcgcacgcgcgggcagagcgaggggaaagggagggggcgctcggcgcggcgctcgcgcacgcgcgggtagagcgaggggaaagggagggggcgctcggcgcggcgctggcggggcggagcggagcggagggagagggggagagggagcgcgccgggggaggggagggggcgagagagagagagagagagggagagcgggagcgcgccgggggagaggagagggccgggggagaggggaagatgggccgagagaaattcggcccatcgaccccgggggaggcaaaatagacttttgcggaggaatttgatttggaaatatttggattcggatttgaacttgatgatagatcggggattgagatcttgagatggcacggacccTAGACGacaagcgaagaaacaaatttcgcaattagggtttttaagagataattttcccgctaggcgccacgacggaacgggcgctacaagaagggaggcagcgggcgagccgtagaggagtacaatggcaaagctgCTGACGGTTTGGcaagacttctagaaagtaaaaaatgaatccaaacgataattatgttcgtttttaaaatctcaatgaaaataaagagaagagacagtggatGGGCCGCAGAGGAGTATAAtagcaacgtttgacgggacatctagaaattataaaaatgaaactcaacgtgacaataaactctaaaaactataaaatccaatttttaaatgttccaagaagaatgaatagaaatagtagtagatcgagcaagcaaataaaaaaggagatgacataaggggtagcaactggtgtaacttttaaaaactatataattagaaacacgaggatgataaggtttggtctttcaaagtcttaagacaatgagatagctatttaataaattttaagttaaatcatactaaaaaatatatgattttgtatgggtgctagccgcgcaattgcgcgggccacccagctagtttttaAGAAAAGTACCTAGTCAATATGAgtcttaaaataaaaattagtagGAAATTTTTAATCATATTGTTATAAGAAATGCTATTGATTTTGTATTGACACCTTAGAGGCATTTACATGCAAGTCGTGGAATATAGTGTATTCACTTAATTATCATTTATCATTGACCTTCGTCTCTTGATGTGTCAAAGCGAAATATGACTTGTTTGTAGAGAAGCATAAGAAGtttaaaagaataaaatatcGTTAGGATGTAAAatgagctttttttttccctgtagACAAGGGAGGAAATTGATTCAATACTACTTTTGCGGAGTAAGTGCTCCACTAAGATAGTTCACTGTGTAAAAGCTTCAACGCTACCTTGTGGGTTAAGTACTCCACTAAAATAATTATGTGTAAAAATATTACAAAAGTTATTTCTAAAGATAGCCCATGAGTCTGAGCCAAAAGGCTGCATATTTGAGGAACATGTGAAAAGTATTCTCGCGGAAATCATTTGTTTAGAAGTGTGATGAACATAATTGTACATTCAATTAAAAAAGTTGGAGAAGTGGCTTAAAGTTGTAATTTCACATTGATTGGTTATGAAAATAATAGAATATACAAATCTTTGTGCCCATATCATTGTTTGCCAACAATCAATACAACTTGATAGTTACTTTTGGTGTTCCTTTTGGTATGTAGCAAATTGGCTACATATATTATAACTTACCGTATCCTATCCTTTGATGAGATGCACCTGCTTTTTTTCTCTGTATACTTGATTATCTCATTGTGTATTAATGGATACCTTGGGTGCATGTGacataatatatatttcaaataaaaagcCTTCTCAAGTCTAAATTGATTTCACAGTGTGGGAGATAGTTTATTGTTTCGTGTGAGTGTGTGAGACTCCATGTAGCTTAGTAGGAACATAATTTTATTGCGAAAAATAACTCAGCATGTGTAATTATTATGTAGTGTGGTATGATTGTTGTCACGATGTAAATATTTTTACTCTAAAATTTATGATTAAACATTAGGAATTTGCATAATGCAAACTATCACtttgttattttattttagcTAACATGCATTAGGCC
The window above is part of the Oryza sativa Japonica Group chromosome 7, ASM3414082v1 genome. Proteins encoded here:
- the LOC136357293 gene encoding disease resistance protein Pik-2-like; translated protein: MRQILTLSYNHLPHHLKACIMYLSTFPEDYAISRDRLVQKWMAEGLIPEMRGLTSAEVAEAYFDELLSRNMTTTVSYSNDGKPNSCSVHDMMLEVIVSKALESNFVSLVGGQCGSMPYSSVRRLSIQNDDIGSGIDNTNLRHVRSLTVFRPEGHRKLLDRLAEFSLLRMLDLEGCKDLRNKHMKHICRLFLLKFLSLTDTDITKLPSQINKLQHLQTLWLFNTLLDKVPESLVDLENLKQVGFSNRQDWRKLLRLPQHISKMKAIEELTRFELLSEDAQLAMEIGDLVHLQFLNVVLNCFDCSDGQLLTELAKSIGRCSLYRLKVEDMMPDSNNMNFLLNLPSPPKLLRYLCIGGTIDRIPGWVQSLTHLVHVEFWWIYLPSDEIYGALYKLPSLTKISLDRWCCSEDELVARTDFKFPLLKVLSFVPDEGTPQVVRFEEGAMPKLETLVMYFHDKKRSLEGVEHLTSLKDVRVRGSRDNHEMGTAVIQLKEENARRHSSNQFKVIVEYE